The Clostridium beijerinckii genomic sequence CCTATAGGGGTACCATGTGATAATGTAGATGCTCTGGTTGTTGATGAAGATGGACAACTTGTTGAAGAATGTGGAAAAGTTGGAGAATTGTTAATTCGTGGATCTTTCTTGGCTTGTGGATATTATAATAATCCAGAAAAAACAAGGGAAGCATTTATTCAAAATCCACTAAATAAGAACTATCCTGAAACTGTTTATTGTACAGGAGATTTAGTTTACTGGAATGAGAATAGAGAATTAGTTTATGTTTCACGTAAAGACTTTCAAATAAAACATATGGGAAATAGAATAGAATTAGGTGAAATAGAAAATGCAATGAGTGCATTAGAAGGCGTGGATATGTGTTGCTGCCTATATAATAAAGAAAGTGATCAAATTGTTGCTGTATATTCAGGAAGCCTTGAGACTAAAAAACTATCACAGAATTTGAAGAAAAAGCTGCCTCGTTATATGCTGCCTAATGTCTGCTATAATAGAAGCAGTATGCCACTCAATATGAATGGAAAAATTGATCGTAAAAAGCTAATAGAAGAATATATAAAATAAATAAACAACATTAAATTTAGATTTATGCTGTAACTTACCGAAATTATAAATATTTTGATTCCGAAAAACTATGAAAATATCGCTGAAAGGTTCTAAGCAGCAGGTTGCATCCACTTTAGCATGCGCCAACTTTCCTAGGGAAGCTCGACTCATTACATTCGCTGAGGAAGTTCGAGAACCCAAAATAAAATTTTGGACTCTCACTTCACAAGCTAAAATGGAACAACCTACCGCTAAGAACCTTTAACAACTCATTTTCAAATGTTTTCTACACAAATATATTTATAATTTCTAGTGAAGATATGAACTTAGAGTTTTATTAAATTTACAAATATGTTTATATAATATGTAAAATCATACAATGAAGGAGAGATATATTATGGAGAAGTTAATTGAATTATTACAAGGTGTTAGAGATGATGTTGATTTTGGGACATGTACAACTTTAGTTGATGAAGGTATTTTGGATTCGTTTGATATTGTTGAAATTGTTAATGTAATTGATGATGAATATGATATCGAAGTTCCTGCAATTGAAATAATTCCTGAAAATTTTAACAGTGCAGAAGCAATTTTTAACTTGATACAACGCCTTTTAGAAGAATAAATTTTATTATAAGTTAGATGGTGAGATTGAAAATTATAATTATATAAAATTACTGCACTAAATTATGTTTAGTGCAGATTTTGTTTTAAGCAAGTGATATATGGGGTATAATATAAGATAACTATTAACACTATTGAAATAGAATTCACAAATGGTCTAATTAAAAAGAGGTGGTCACTTGAAAAAAATCGTTATACTTTTATGTTTGTTCTGGATGGGATTTATATTTTATATGTCAGGAAATAACGGAACAATTTCTCATGAACAAAGCACTAAGGTGGTTAATATAATTGAAAATGCTCAAAGAAATCAAGAAAAATCACAAGCTGAAAATAAAGATAAGGCAGTAAGCAGTAGTGATAGTTCCCAAGTAAATAAGAATAGCATTAATGTTCAGCAGGAAGAAGCAAGTAATTTAGATCATATAGTAAGGAAAAATGCTCATGCATTTATGTATATGGTACTAGCAATTCTAGTTTGCGGTGCACTTTTCTCTTATAATAAAAATGGAAAAGGTATGATAATTTACATATTGTTTATTTGTTTATTTTATGCTGTAACTGATGAGTTCCATCAATCTTTTATACCAGGAAGGACTTCATTAGTTAGTGATATTTTAGTTGATTTTATGGGAGCAATGATTGGATTAGGCTTATTTTATTTTTCTTATTATAAAATTTATAAAAGGAAAAGGTCTTAAAGGAAAAAGTACGTAGTTAAAAAATTACGTGCTTTTTTCTTTATAGATATCCAAATCTAAAACTAAATTTATGTGGTAGCTTGCCGAAATCATAAATATTTTGTTCCGAAAATCTATGAAAATATCGCTGAAGATTCTAAGCGGCAGGTTGTATCCACTTTAGCATGCTCCAACTTTCAGTTTGACAAGCTAAAGTGGAACAACCTACAGCTAAGAACCTTTAACAGCTCATTTTCAAATGTTTTCTACGCAAATATATTTATGATTTCTAGTGAAGAGATGAACTTAAAGTTCTGGCAATTTTGTGAATATGTTCATCTAATAAGTTAAATTCTTATTGGCTATCTATATATTTGTTTTTATAGTTTATTAGGTCAAGGTTGATTTAAAATTCTCTTTATTTCAGCAGCTGTTAAAATAATTTCACAATACAATAAAATTTCATGTTATACTATAAATAGGATATAATTGACAAAAAAAGATAAGATGACTAATATGGGGGACATAATCATGAGTAAAAAAATAAAAAAAGCGATAATTCCTGCGGCAGGCTTGGGCACAAGGTTTCTTCCAGCAACTAAAGCAAAATCTAAGGAAATGCTTCCTATAGTAGATAAACCTGCAATTCAGTATATTGTGGAAGAAGCAATAGCTTCTGGAATTGAAGAAATTCTTATTATAACTGGAAGGCATAAAACATGCATTGAAAATCATTTTGATAAGTCAGTGGAACTTGAAGCAGAACTAGCTAAAAATAATAAGGACGATTTATTAAAGATAGTCAGGGATATATCAGGTATGGCAAATATTCACTACATAAGACAGAAGGAACCAAAAGGGTTAGGACATGCTATTTACTGTGCTAGGGCATTTGTAGGAAATGAACCTTTTGCAGTATTGCTTGGAGATGATATTGTTTATACAAATGAATACCAAAAGCCTTGTTTGAAACAGCTTATGGACTGCTATAGTGAATACAAAACAAGTATATTGGGAGTGCAGGCAGTAGAACCAGAGCATGTATCAAGGTATGGAATAGTTAATGGAATAAAAATTGAGGATAGAGTGTCTAAGGTTAAGGGGTTAGTGGAAAAGCCAAATATTAAAGATGCTTTATCTAATACTGCAATTCTTGGAAGGTACATAATAACACCACAGATATTTGAGGTATTAAGCAGAATTAAACCTGGAAAAGGTAATGAAATACAGCTTACAGATGCATTATTAGAATTGCTTAAAGAAGAAGCAATTTATTCATATAACTTTGAAGGAACAAGATATGATGTTGGAGATAAACTTGGATACTTAAAAGCTACAGTAGAATACGCATTAAGAAATTCAGAACTTAGAGATGGATTTACAGATTACTTAAAGAGTATAGTTATTTAAGTTTTGAAATTAAGTTGAATTAGTAAAAGAGGAAAATAATGAGTATATTAAGTTTAAAAAATATTAGCAAATATTATAAAGTAAAAAGTAGTGAAAAAGTTTATGTGCTAAAAGATATTAATTTATCTTTTGAGAAAAATGAATTAGTGGCGATTATAGGAGAATCAGGTAGTGGTAAGTCTACATTAATGAATTTAATAGGTGGATTGGATTCTAAATATAATGGAGAATTATTTGTAAACGGAGATAATATTAAAAAGTTTAAGAAAAGAGAACTCGATGATTATAGGAAAAATAAGATTGGGTTTGTATTTCAAAGCTTTAATTTAATACCACATTTATCTATTTTAAATAATGTAGCAATAGCTATGACGCTATCTAATGTAAAGAAAAAAGAAAGAGTTAAACGTGCAAAAGAATTGTTAATAGAACTTGGGTTAAAAGATCATATAAATAAGAAGCCAAACCAGTTATCAGGTGGGCAGAAACAGAGGGTAGCTATTGCAAGAGCATTAGTGAATGATCCTGAAATAATTATTGCAGACGAACCTACAGGAAGCCTAGACTCAAAGACATCAATGCAAGTTCTAGAAATAATGAAGAGTATAGCTAAAGCTGGTAAACTTGTGATTATGGTTACTCATTCTGAAAAAGTAGCATCTTGCTGCAGCAGAGTAATTAAAATAGCTGATGGAAGTATAAATGAGGATAATAAATCCTTTGAATTGGAAGCTGCTGTTGGCGATGAGAAGAACTATGAAGGAAGCAGATACATCAGAAAAAGAGGGAAAAGTTTAAATTCTTTTAATGCAATAAAGCTGGCACTTACTAATATGAAGGAAAAGGCAATAAGAAATATATTTATTTCTATAGGCTCAAGTATAGGAATAATGAGTCTTATTTTGATGTTGGCTTTTGGAAATGGAATTAAGGCTTATTTTAATAGAACTATGAATAGTTATGTTAATCCTCTAGTAATAGAGGTAAACATGCCTAGTGATGATTCTGAAACGGTTGATTTAGATATTGCAACCATACAGAAGCCTGACATTAATAAACAAACTCCATTTAAAGAAGAAGATATAAAAAAGCTATCAGAAATAGAAAATGTATCTTCTATAGAAAAGGGATTTAATGAAATATCTCTAGGAGCAGATTCTTTAAGTTATAATGGAAAAGGAAGCAATGTCATGAGGCTTTCAACCATATCTTCAAATATAACAGAATCAAATCTTAAGGAAGGAACGTTGCCTAAAGACGGAGAGATACTAATAAATAAAACTATAAGTGATAAAGTTGGAGAAGACGTTATTGGTAAAAAGGTGACTTTGAGCATTTTAGTAAATCAAAAGGTATTAAAAAAAGAATTTGTTGTAAGCGGAATTTATACTACAGCAGGTGGAGATTTAACTTCAATCATGAAGTCTGTCTTTTTAAACTATTCAGATTTAGAAAACTGGTATTTAGAGAATAAATATGAATTAAAGTCTAATGTAATGTATTTAAATACACCTAGTGAAAAATATACTGACGGAATAAAAGAAAAGGTTAAGGAACTCGGATATTCAGGATCTTCGCAGGAGCAAATGTTAAATATGTTTAATTCTATGATAAGTATTTTAACTTACGTGCTATCAGGAATTTCGGCGGTATCTTTGGTAGTATCTGCAATTATGATTGTAGTAATAATGTATATTAGTGTTGTAGAACGAACTAAAGAAATAGGCATAATTAAAGCCATAGGGGGGCGTCGGAAGGATATAAGAAAGATTTTTGTTTTAGAAGCGTTCTTAATCGGCTGCTTCAGTGGGATTATTGGACTTGCCTTTGCATATGCATTAATGAGAGGTATAAATATCAAGTCAATTAAATTATTTGGAATCAATTTAGTTTTGATAAAGAAGTCATATGCTGCTTTTGGATTAACATTAAGTATTGCTATAAGCGTTCTGGCTGGACTATTACCAGCTAATAAAGCTGCTAGATTAGATCCTGTTGAATCTTTAAGAAGAGAATAATTAATAGTAAATATATATGTTGCAAAAATAATTTTTCATAATAATTCTAAAAATATTGGGAAAATTTTAGCCGTAATTGTGAAATGTGCATTGTGATTGTGAATTGAGAATCGTGCATTGTGCATTGAAACATATATATATAATAAACCTTTGGATGTTACATTATCCAAAGGTTTATTTTTACTGTATATTTTAGCACTCAGAAAACCATCTTCTAAATGGAGCTCACGATTATGTTAAATGCTTGTACATAAATAAGTACCTATTTTTTAGATTAAAAGCTAAATACAAGAATAACAAGTTTTATTATTGTAATTCAAAAAGAGCCCCTTTTACTGAAACATATTTTGTATCATCTTCAGTAATATACATATCTGCAGAATAGCTACTATAAGATATGTGGAGGCGTTTAACAGTATTGCCGCTAACTGAAATCTTCCATTTTGATTTGAATTCAGAAGCTGTCATTGAGCTTTCTTTAATAGTAGGATTAATAGTTGTTACGCCAAGAACAGGAAGTGTAGCAGTAATACCATCTTTAGAGATTGTAAATTGTTCACCGACA encodes the following:
- a CDS encoding acyl carrier protein, producing the protein MEKLIELLQGVRDDVDFGTCTTLVDEGILDSFDIVEIVNVIDDEYDIEVPAIEIIPENFNSAEAIFNLIQRLLEE
- a CDS encoding VanZ family protein: MKKIVILLCLFWMGFIFYMSGNNGTISHEQSTKVVNIIENAQRNQEKSQAENKDKAVSSSDSSQVNKNSINVQQEEASNLDHIVRKNAHAFMYMVLAILVCGALFSYNKNGKGMIIYILFICLFYAVTDEFHQSFIPGRTSLVSDILVDFMGAMIGLGLFYFSYYKIYKRKRS
- the galU gene encoding UTP--glucose-1-phosphate uridylyltransferase GalU; the encoded protein is MSKKIKKAIIPAAGLGTRFLPATKAKSKEMLPIVDKPAIQYIVEEAIASGIEEILIITGRHKTCIENHFDKSVELEAELAKNNKDDLLKIVRDISGMANIHYIRQKEPKGLGHAIYCARAFVGNEPFAVLLGDDIVYTNEYQKPCLKQLMDCYSEYKTSILGVQAVEPEHVSRYGIVNGIKIEDRVSKVKGLVEKPNIKDALSNTAILGRYIITPQIFEVLSRIKPGKGNEIQLTDALLELLKEEAIYSYNFEGTRYDVGDKLGYLKATVEYALRNSELRDGFTDYLKSIVI
- a CDS encoding ATP-binding cassette domain-containing protein, whose product is MSILSLKNISKYYKVKSSEKVYVLKDINLSFEKNELVAIIGESGSGKSTLMNLIGGLDSKYNGELFVNGDNIKKFKKRELDDYRKNKIGFVFQSFNLIPHLSILNNVAIAMTLSNVKKKERVKRAKELLIELGLKDHINKKPNQLSGGQKQRVAIARALVNDPEIIIADEPTGSLDSKTSMQVLEIMKSIAKAGKLVIMVTHSEKVASCCSRVIKIADGSINEDNKSFELEAAVGDEKNYEGSRYIRKRGKSLNSFNAIKLALTNMKEKAIRNIFISIGSSIGIMSLILMLAFGNGIKAYFNRTMNSYVNPLVIEVNMPSDDSETVDLDIATIQKPDINKQTPFKEEDIKKLSEIENVSSIEKGFNEISLGADSLSYNGKGSNVMRLSTISSNITESNLKEGTLPKDGEILINKTISDKVGEDVIGKKVTLSILVNQKVLKKEFVVSGIYTTAGGDLTSIMKSVFLNYSDLENWYLENKYELKSNVMYLNTPSEKYTDGIKEKVKELGYSGSSQEQMLNMFNSMISILTYVLSGISAVSLVVSAIMIVVIMYISVVERTKEIGIIKAIGGRRKDIRKIFVLEAFLIGCFSGIIGLAFAYALMRGINIKSIKLFGINLVLIKKSYAAFGLTLSIAISVLAGLLPANKAARLDPVESLRRE